The genomic segment TAAACTCAAGGAGATAACCTACATTCATGGGGAAGGTTATGCTGCAGGGGAACTCAAACATGGCCCCCTGGCACTCATCGATGATGGGGTGCCTGTTGTTGCCATCTCACCCCCCGGGCCATGCCATGACAAGACCCTGAGCAATGTTGAGGAGGTCAAAGCACGCGGTGCGAGGGTTATAGGTGTTGGGAGCACCCTTGATGAGGCCCTCATGAAGGAGGCCGATGACTTCATAGGTCTGAGCCCTGATGTTGATGAGGTACTCTCACCCCTTGTGTACATCGTTCCCCTCCAGCTACTCTCGTACTATGTGAGTGTTGAACGGGGACTTGACCCTGATAAGCCAAAGAACCTTGCAAAGTGTGTAACCGTTGAATGATGGAGATGACAGGAACCATAAAGAAGTACTATGGGGCCCTGACGCTTTTATGCGTCCTCATGGGTCTATTGTTCCCCCAGTTTTCAGTTTTCTCAGGCTACACGCCCCTGCTTCTTGCGTTGCTGGTTTTCTCCCTTGTCATTGAACACAGCCTGGAGGACTTCGGGAGGATCATACAGCACCCCCAGTTCCTTGGCCTGGTCTCTGTGTCCAATTTTCTGTTATACCCACTTCTGGGGTTCCTTTTTATTAAAATATTCAACTTCAGCGGTGATATGGTTGCTGGAGTCATACTACTCTCATTTGCACCATCCCCGGTTGTCGCGGCCCTCTGGACCGAACTCTCCGGTGGGGACGGCACCCCTGCCCTCTCAGCTGCCCTTACATCCATGCTACTATCTGTTGCAGTTTACCCCGCTGTCCTCTACCTAATGGGTGTGGCCTCACCTTCAGTGGCGTTCAGGGTCTTTGAACTCCTTGTATTCACAGTGTTCCTGCCCGCGGTGGTTGCCCTAATTCTGAGGCTTGAGGAGGAGAGGCTCATACCTGCAAGGAAGACCCTCAACTTACTGTCGGCGATACTCGGGCTTGTTATAATTGTTGTTGCGGTTGCCCATATGTCAGGTTCTGCGAGAACTGGGGGGGTCATGGAGATCGTCCTTACGGTGTCTGTGATGCTACTTGCAGGTTTCACCTATGGCTTCATTCTCGGAAGGCTTAGAGGGGATGATGGGGCCGCATATGTTTACACGGCGGGCATGCGTGATGGTGTGATCCCTGTTGGTGTGGCCCTCACCTACTTTTCACCTGCAGTTGCACTCCCTGCCACGATTTTACTTGTGGTGATGCCGGTATTCACTGGAATTGTT from the Methanothermobacter sp. K4 genome contains:
- a CDS encoding bile acid:sodium symporter family protein yields the protein MTGTIKKYYGALTLLCVLMGLLFPQFSVFSGYTPLLLALLVFSLVIEHSLEDFGRIIQHPQFLGLVSVSNFLLYPLLGFLFIKIFNFSGDMVAGVILLSFAPSPVVAALWTELSGGDGTPALSAALTSMLLSVAVYPAVLYLMGVASPSVAFRVFELLVFTVFLPAVVALILRLEEERLIPARKTLNLLSAILGLVIIVVAVAHMSGSARTGGVMEIVLTVSVMLLAGFTYGFILGRLRGDDGAAYVYTAGMRDGVIPVGVALTYFSPAVALPATILLVVMPVFTGIVYYLVRGGE